One region of Bacillus pumilus genomic DNA includes:
- a CDS encoding metallophosphoesterase, which produces MVNVSRQIMLLCFFIILFCFNQPASAGPFIQTQVNIPDKPFSPFIFDPFHVDVRPVLGEKSRDLHFRASITDPEQILSANLYYKQSDELGYRLIPMERLPGMKPEFTAKIPPDQLWNSTVRYYTEFLTQKSVIKTAEQSVHLNGFEEDLSRIPDLVITEIVVNSKNRKGKDAFEFIEVYNTTHEPISLKHYQLRYRNPAQGTEMDDVYSFHTNPVTLSPGKPYVFWLRKKGQEHLTVADFNAMYKSQLKEGEHVSVIESKGLSNSKSRLVSITTNIGEEISSAAFRLKPSWFSEHKSLLFKYPMDGTSQMKLISKIEEEPTPGKVLKAQIPSEKKEISQDIHKPVIEDMTVRKPVKPTESIEIKADVQDDQVVKTVKLRYQTNRKDDFKEILLQKDHNDRLFHHIIYSPELIGKEQLEYQLEASDGENTAMTMKKMIDVEQVSKAHGLRFNVEEGDTVSGLFPLKATSDQKKSIELLIDGKRNQQVFSALEADPYIAFDVKGTNLYFKNGVSIGKHLLSIFDDSTKVYRTYTMPIPEAEMKKAGLQSISFHAGTKSSPVDRLPGENHDDFELKNVRMILSNGTQIPPINAKPEKEWRMGDSGNAKKVRTFQFEIPKEAYVSTFMKWDTRRLKEGPHLIEAKTSDEHASVHVMVDNTGPKIKTNVQTKDPYKGAFTLKAKVTDRWSSIEEMKAYVDGKPISLPYQTSSSELNPGEHTLTIKAKDAAGNMSTLKKEFKTVHEHPEPPERVADKTKMKSSKQTVLTKDPTNDKLDYSFYRAYQYTSLHPSMNILKYAAETEPPKSFNEKGEMIFSHEERNRIAFADGKSVETKDLHRFPYHRFQIKVHQDVREKDVVEAIWKGSSLTGRKVTMYAWNHQQEKWDKITHHFAKDQKEFYLKGLLSVRQYMKNHTFDLLVQDEISKAQKPYKMVWMSDTQYYAKSYPHIFKQMVEWIRDQREKLNIQYVFHTGDIVDDSKDKQWQRADTFMRVLDEHQIPYGVLAGNHDVRHKDGFYAEYGKYFGEKRFANKPYYGESYQNNRGHYDLISAGGNDYMMVYMGWGIKQDEIDWLNRVISEHPDRIVILNFHEYLLVSGNRSPIGDLIFHQVVKRHPNIVAVFSGHYHGASRKVDELDDDKDGKVDRKVYQILADYQSGPEGGQGFMRLITADQEKNQLHFTTYSPYMNQEHFYDPKTYGDQDEFSIDVDLTPKMKSVKTNYFELNVYTNVLLGEARGVKSGKKASFEWKGLKPNEDYYWYTVAKDRFQGKAISPIWKIHTKNDREETFLRK; this is translated from the coding sequence ATGGTGAACGTGAGCAGACAAATCATGCTTTTATGTTTTTTTATCATTCTTTTTTGTTTCAATCAGCCTGCTTCAGCAGGGCCTTTTATTCAAACACAGGTCAATATACCGGACAAGCCTTTTTCTCCTTTTATCTTTGATCCCTTTCATGTGGATGTCCGTCCAGTTCTAGGGGAAAAAAGCCGTGATCTCCATTTTCGTGCGTCGATTACGGATCCGGAACAAATTTTGTCTGCGAACTTGTATTATAAACAAAGTGATGAGCTAGGGTACCGTTTGATCCCAATGGAACGGCTGCCAGGTATGAAGCCAGAATTTACAGCGAAAATTCCGCCAGATCAATTATGGAATTCAACCGTTCGTTACTATACAGAGTTTCTTACGCAAAAGTCCGTGATCAAAACGGCAGAACAATCTGTCCACTTAAATGGATTTGAAGAGGATCTTTCGCGCATTCCGGACTTAGTCATCACAGAAATTGTTGTCAATTCAAAAAATCGCAAAGGCAAAGATGCATTTGAATTTATTGAGGTATATAACACAACACATGAGCCTATCTCTCTTAAACATTATCAGCTTCGCTACCGCAATCCTGCACAAGGAACCGAAATGGATGATGTGTATTCCTTTCACACAAATCCAGTCACTCTTTCACCTGGAAAACCGTATGTTTTCTGGCTGAGGAAAAAAGGACAGGAGCATTTAACTGTAGCGGACTTCAATGCCATGTACAAAAGTCAATTAAAAGAGGGAGAGCATGTATCTGTCATCGAAAGCAAAGGGCTTTCCAACTCTAAATCTCGTCTTGTTTCCATTACAACGAATATAGGGGAGGAGATTTCTTCAGCAGCATTTCGCTTAAAGCCTTCATGGTTTAGTGAGCATAAATCTTTGCTGTTCAAATATCCAATGGACGGTACTTCGCAAATGAAGCTAATCTCGAAAATTGAAGAAGAGCCTACGCCTGGCAAAGTGCTAAAAGCACAAATTCCATCTGAGAAAAAAGAAATTTCTCAAGATATCCATAAACCTGTGATTGAAGATATGACAGTGAGGAAACCAGTGAAACCAACTGAAAGCATAGAGATTAAAGCAGATGTACAGGATGATCAGGTCGTCAAAACCGTCAAGCTTCGCTATCAAACAAATCGGAAAGATGATTTTAAGGAAATACTGCTTCAAAAAGATCATAACGACCGATTATTTCATCATATTATTTACTCACCTGAGTTGATTGGTAAAGAACAATTGGAATATCAGCTTGAAGCGTCAGACGGTGAAAATACAGCAATGACGATGAAAAAAATGATTGATGTGGAGCAAGTTAGCAAAGCTCATGGCCTTCGATTCAATGTAGAAGAAGGAGATACGGTTTCAGGATTATTTCCATTAAAAGCAACGTCTGATCAGAAAAAAAGCATTGAATTATTGATAGATGGAAAGCGGAATCAGCAAGTGTTTTCTGCCCTTGAAGCAGATCCATATATTGCATTTGATGTCAAAGGGACAAATTTATATTTTAAAAATGGTGTGTCCATAGGTAAGCACTTACTTTCTATTTTTGATGATTCGACAAAAGTGTATCGTACCTATACAATGCCAATACCAGAAGCAGAGATGAAAAAAGCAGGTCTCCAATCGATCTCCTTCCATGCAGGAACAAAATCTTCTCCAGTTGATCGGTTGCCTGGTGAGAATCACGATGATTTTGAACTAAAAAACGTCCGAATGATTTTATCGAATGGAACTCAAATTCCTCCAATCAATGCAAAGCCGGAAAAAGAATGGAGAATGGGAGACAGCGGTAACGCCAAAAAGGTCAGAACATTTCAATTTGAAATACCAAAAGAAGCTTATGTTTCAACGTTTATGAAGTGGGATACAAGAAGGTTGAAAGAGGGGCCGCACCTGATTGAGGCCAAAACATCAGACGAGCATGCATCTGTACATGTGATGGTTGATAATACGGGTCCAAAAATTAAAACCAACGTCCAAACAAAGGATCCATATAAAGGAGCTTTTACGTTAAAAGCAAAGGTAACGGATCGTTGGAGTAGCATAGAAGAGATGAAAGCATATGTAGATGGCAAGCCAATTTCCTTGCCATACCAGACGTCCTCTAGCGAATTAAACCCGGGGGAGCACACGTTAACAATTAAAGCAAAAGATGCCGCAGGAAACATGTCAACGTTGAAAAAGGAATTCAAGACGGTACATGAACACCCTGAGCCACCAGAGCGTGTAGCAGATAAGACGAAAATGAAATCGTCAAAGCAAACTGTGCTCACCAAGGACCCAACGAATGATAAGCTGGATTATTCCTTTTACCGTGCGTATCAATATACATCGTTGCATCCATCAATGAACATTTTGAAATATGCAGCGGAGACAGAACCGCCAAAGAGCTTTAACGAAAAAGGAGAAATGATCTTTTCTCATGAAGAAAGGAATCGCATTGCATTTGCTGATGGTAAGTCAGTTGAAACGAAGGATTTACATCGTTTTCCCTATCATCGTTTTCAAATCAAGGTTCATCAAGATGTACGTGAAAAGGATGTCGTCGAAGCGATATGGAAAGGGAGTTCATTGACAGGGAGAAAGGTGACCATGTATGCATGGAATCATCAGCAAGAAAAGTGGGATAAAATTACTCATCATTTTGCTAAGGATCAAAAGGAATTTTACCTGAAAGGACTGCTGTCCGTCAGACAGTACATGAAGAATCATACGTTTGATTTGCTTGTACAGGATGAAATCAGTAAAGCGCAAAAGCCATATAAGATGGTTTGGATGTCTGACACACAATATTATGCAAAGAGCTATCCTCATATCTTTAAACAAATGGTCGAGTGGATCAGAGACCAGAGAGAAAAGTTAAACATTCAATATGTGTTCCATACAGGTGACATTGTGGATGATTCAAAAGATAAACAATGGCAACGAGCCGATACGTTTATGCGCGTGTTAGATGAGCATCAGATTCCTTATGGTGTTTTAGCAGGAAATCATGATGTTCGACATAAGGACGGTTTTTATGCGGAATATGGGAAATATTTCGGTGAGAAACGCTTTGCAAATAAACCGTACTATGGTGAATCCTATCAAAACAATCGAGGTCATTATGATCTCATCTCTGCCGGTGGCAATGATTATATGATGGTATACATGGGCTGGGGGATTAAGCAAGATGAAATTGATTGGTTGAACCGTGTGATTTCTGAGCATCCAGACCGTATCGTCATTTTAAATTTCCATGAGTATTTGTTGGTCAGTGGCAACCGCAGTCCGATTGGCGACCTCATCTTCCACCAGGTAGTGAAACGCCATCCCAATATAGTGGCGGTATTTAGCGGTCACTATCACGGAGCGAGCAGGAAAGTAGATGAGCTTGACGATGACAAGGATGGTAAAGTAGACCGGAAAGTATATCAAATACTCGCCGATTATCAGTCAGGGCCTGAAGGTGGACAAGGGTTTATGCGATTGATAACAGCCGATCAAGAAAAAAACCAGCTTCATTTTACGACATACTCACCTTACATGAATCAAGAGCATTTCTACGATCCTAAAACGTATGGAGATCAGGATGAATTTTCAATCGATGTGGATTTGACGCCGAAAATGAAATCTGTCAAAACCAACTATTTTGAACTCAATGTGTACACAAATGTTTTGTTAGGAGAGGCGCGCGGCGTAAAAAGCGGCAAAAAAGCAAGCTTTGAGTGGAAAGGCTTAAAGCCAAACGAAGACTATTATTGGTACACCGTAGCAAAAGATCGTTTTCAAGGAAAAGCGATTTCACCGATATGGAAAATCCATACAAAAAATGATCGTGAAGAAACATTTCTTAGGAAATAA
- a CDS encoding GntR family transcriptional regulator has product MFIDKQSPIPMYHQIMENLKKQIEDGTLAPDTLIPSEREYAERFGISRMTVRQALSNLVNEGYLYRQKGKGTFVSRKKFEQPLQGLTSFTEDMRQRGLKASSQLIDFTKTVCPDHLLPVLQLSNGDAIFELKRIRLANDEPMAIETSYIPEAFAGDLTREHLTGSIYEYIETQTGLTIAHAKQELESNVASNEEAHVLSISTGDPVLSIARTTYFQNDIPFEYVLSVYRGDRYKLIHTMER; this is encoded by the coding sequence ATGTTTATTGATAAGCAGTCACCTATTCCGATGTACCATCAGATTATGGAGAACTTGAAAAAACAGATTGAGGATGGAACATTAGCACCTGATACACTCATTCCTTCTGAAAGAGAATATGCCGAGCGCTTTGGTATAAGTCGAATGACTGTCAGACAAGCCTTATCGAACCTTGTGAACGAAGGATATTTGTATCGACAAAAAGGAAAAGGCACCTTTGTGAGTCGAAAAAAATTTGAACAGCCGCTTCAAGGCTTAACAAGCTTTACAGAGGATATGCGTCAGCGTGGTCTTAAAGCTTCAAGCCAGCTGATTGATTTCACAAAAACCGTCTGTCCAGATCACTTGCTGCCTGTCTTACAACTGTCAAATGGCGATGCTATATTTGAACTCAAACGGATACGCCTCGCAAATGATGAACCGATGGCGATTGAAACGAGCTATATCCCTGAAGCATTTGCAGGAGATTTAACAAGGGAACATTTAACTGGCTCTATATATGAATATATAGAGACTCAAACAGGCCTTACAATTGCTCATGCAAAACAAGAGCTTGAATCGAATGTGGCTTCAAATGAAGAAGCACATGTGCTGTCTATTTCAACAGGCGATCCCGTGCTCTCAATCGCAAGAACGACTTATTTTCAGAATGATATTCCGTTTGAATATGTTCTTTCCGTTTATAGAGGAGATCGTTACAAGCTCATTCATACAATGGAAAGATAA
- the nagB gene encoding glucosamine-6-phosphate deaminase, whose translation MNIIEFEDKEQLGKEAAALIARTIASKPDAVLGLATGGTPLDTYQELIHLHQSQQLSFKQTKTVNLDEYAGLDPDHENSYMTYMKRHLFDHIDLPQDQYFLPNGAAPDLEKECLRYDQLIQDIGGIDLQLLGIGQNGHIGFNEPGTPFNSKTHVVQLDENTRQANARYFSSIDEVPTHAITMGIASILSSKKILLLASGKSKAKVIQYLEQTEIHPDFPASALKLHEDVTILIDREAGSLR comes from the coding sequence ATGAACATCATTGAATTTGAAGATAAAGAACAATTAGGAAAAGAAGCAGCAGCCCTGATCGCGCGCACAATCGCTTCTAAACCAGATGCCGTACTCGGCCTGGCAACGGGCGGTACACCTCTTGATACGTATCAAGAGTTAATTCACCTTCATCAATCACAACAATTGTCTTTCAAACAAACAAAAACAGTCAATTTAGATGAATATGCAGGCCTTGATCCAGATCATGAAAATAGTTATATGACCTATATGAAACGTCATTTATTTGATCATATTGATCTTCCACAGGATCAGTATTTTCTTCCAAATGGCGCTGCACCTGATTTAGAAAAAGAATGCTTAAGATATGATCAGCTCATTCAAGATATAGGCGGCATCGACCTTCAGCTTCTTGGAATCGGTCAAAATGGACATATTGGGTTTAACGAGCCCGGTACCCCATTTAACTCAAAGACTCATGTCGTGCAACTAGATGAAAACACACGGCAGGCCAATGCAAGATACTTTTCTTCTATTGATGAAGTGCCTACACATGCCATCACCATGGGCATTGCAAGCATTCTTTCTAGTAAAAAGATTCTCCTTCTTGCATCAGGAAAATCAAAAGCGAAAGTGATACAATATTTAGAACAGACTGAGATACACCCAGACTTCCCAGCATCTGCTCTGAAACTTCATGAAGATGTGACGATTTTGATTGATCGAGAAGCTGGTTCACTACGCTAA
- a CDS encoding PspC domain-containing protein, with protein MKKLYRSATDKKIAGVVGGLAEYLRVDASLLRILTVIIGFMTAFMPIFLVYFIWYFVVPEEGTN; from the coding sequence ATGAAGAAGCTTTATCGTTCAGCAACAGATAAAAAAATAGCGGGTGTTGTTGGTGGACTTGCCGAATACTTAAGGGTCGATGCATCTCTGCTTCGCATTTTAACGGTCATCATCGGATTTATGACAGCATTTATGCCGATTTTCTTGGTTTACTTCATCTGGTATTTTGTTGTTCCGGAAGAAGGCACTAACTAA
- a CDS encoding phage holin family protein: MLRWIVSILVNALLLIVIAGYFDSGILPGLGSVYIEGFGAAIVASIILSLLNILVKPFLIILTLPVTVLTLGLFLFVINAITLMMTSSFMGDSFNIDGFGTAIWMAVILSIFHLLIQKGIVEPLAKKS, from the coding sequence ATGCTTAGATGGATCGTCAGTATTTTAGTCAATGCATTACTTTTAATCGTCATTGCTGGATATTTTGATTCAGGCATTCTGCCAGGGCTTGGGAGCGTATATATTGAAGGGTTTGGCGCAGCCATTGTGGCAAGTATCATTTTATCCTTGCTCAATATTTTAGTGAAGCCGTTTTTGATCATTTTAACGCTTCCAGTAACCGTTCTTACACTAGGATTGTTCTTATTTGTGATTAATGCCATCACACTTATGATGACATCAAGTTTTATGGGCGATAGTTTTAATATTGATGGGTTTGGAACGGCCATTTGGATGGCTGTCATCTTATCCATTTTCCATCTGTTGATACAAAAAGGAATTGTGGAGCCGTTAGCGAAAAAAAGCTAA
- the nagA gene encoding N-acetylglucosamine-6-phosphate deacetylase has translation MSSSLLLSNIHIVTKTEMIANGFVGLRDGKIDYISTTPPTGNYEKVYISRENFYLLPGMIDIHIHGGYGADMMDATSEAMNTLADNLPLEGTTSFLATTITQNHHEIEQALKNVAKWKQYNEEQAGVQAQCLGIHLEGPFISKDKAGAQPVQWIQQPDRPLFEKWLDASERLIRIVTFAPEEDPDFAFLSLLQEKNIIPSIGHTNAHHDMIELAAKHGARHVTHLYNALSSFQHREPNAVGAALTNEDLHTELITDGIHSHPLSIKLAYLAKGSDRLMMITDSMRAKGLGNGTYEFGGQTVTVSGEQALLADGTLAGSILRMKDGVKRMKQITHCEWTEIAKMTSTNAAIQLGLDQQLGSIEVGKQADLVIWDESGELMMTICHGQIVFEKKEANH, from the coding sequence ATGAGCAGCTCTTTATTGCTCTCCAATATTCATATTGTGACAAAGACTGAAATGATTGCAAACGGTTTTGTCGGTTTACGCGACGGCAAGATTGACTATATTTCAACAACACCACCGACAGGAAATTATGAAAAAGTATATATTTCCCGGGAAAACTTTTATTTACTTCCCGGAATGATTGATATTCACATCCATGGCGGATATGGAGCAGATATGATGGATGCGACATCAGAAGCCATGAATACACTCGCTGACAACTTACCGTTAGAAGGAACGACAAGTTTTTTAGCCACAACCATCACTCAAAACCATCATGAGATAGAGCAAGCACTTAAAAATGTCGCCAAGTGGAAACAATACAATGAAGAACAAGCAGGCGTTCAGGCACAATGTTTAGGTATCCATCTTGAAGGTCCTTTTATTTCTAAAGATAAAGCAGGGGCACAGCCTGTTCAATGGATACAGCAGCCCGATCGCCCTCTTTTTGAAAAATGGTTGGATGCTTCTGAACGGCTTATTCGAATTGTCACGTTCGCACCTGAGGAAGACCCTGACTTTGCTTTTCTTTCCTTGTTGCAAGAAAAAAACATTATTCCTTCTATTGGACATACGAATGCCCATCATGACATGATTGAATTAGCAGCAAAGCATGGTGCACGCCATGTCACGCATCTTTATAATGCACTGAGTTCGTTTCAGCATCGTGAACCAAACGCTGTAGGAGCTGCTCTTACAAACGAGGATCTCCATACTGAGCTGATTACGGATGGGATACACTCCCACCCACTTTCCATCAAGCTTGCGTATTTGGCAAAAGGAAGTGATCGTTTAATGATGATCACAGACTCGATGCGCGCAAAAGGACTTGGAAATGGCACGTATGAATTTGGGGGTCAAACAGTCACAGTGAGCGGCGAACAAGCTTTACTGGCAGATGGTACACTTGCAGGATCGATTCTGCGAATGAAAGATGGCGTCAAACGGATGAAACAGATCACACATTGCGAATGGACAGAGATCGCAAAGATGACCTCAACTAATGCAGCCATTCAGCTAGGACTTGATCAGCAGCTTGGTTCGATTGAAGTTGGAAAACAAGCAGACCTTGTGATCTGGGATGAGTCTGGTGAACTAATGATGACGATCTGCCATGGACAAATCGTCTTTGAGAAAAAGGAGGCCAACCACTAA
- a CDS encoding DUF4097 family beta strand repeat-containing protein, giving the protein MNEKERILKLVEDGTLSAKEAITLLEKLEGNPSVSLEKSTVDHTFHEEKAGTESKGTGTENLGAKLFGWLDSAVKKVKDVDLDLNFGQSIDVEHIFQFKDASLSHLDIQLANGSLNVMPWDDGDIRAECHAKIYRAEDGEQARQQFLNQLDCGLEGDKFFIRTEKKTMKVNVTLYVPRIQYDKIKVKLFNGPIRGEKLKTKELTAKTTNGVVSFASLQAEKVGIETANGQIKLADHECGMIEVETINGLIDLRGKSESIDAQSFNGNIAVQLSDEKCRSIYAKTTTGSVDVQIPRACAVTAELKSNLGSISHDLLDAEMIKEKNETLQKEKMIKANQQAVNSISIFAETKTGSIQVKHQSDKE; this is encoded by the coding sequence ATGAATGAAAAAGAACGCATTTTAAAATTAGTAGAAGACGGGACATTATCTGCAAAAGAAGCGATTACGCTGCTTGAAAAACTGGAGGGAAATCCGTCTGTTTCATTAGAAAAATCAACGGTTGATCACACCTTTCATGAAGAAAAAGCAGGCACGGAGAGCAAAGGAACTGGTACAGAAAATCTTGGTGCAAAGTTGTTTGGCTGGTTAGATTCTGCGGTGAAAAAGGTGAAAGACGTAGATCTTGATTTGAACTTTGGACAGTCGATCGACGTTGAGCACATTTTTCAGTTCAAAGACGCTTCGCTCTCTCATTTAGATATTCAATTGGCGAACGGCAGTCTCAATGTGATGCCTTGGGACGATGGTGATATTCGAGCAGAATGCCATGCGAAAATCTACCGTGCAGAAGACGGAGAGCAGGCAAGACAGCAATTTCTCAATCAATTGGACTGCGGCCTCGAAGGGGATAAATTTTTTATCCGGACCGAAAAGAAGACAATGAAAGTCAATGTCACTTTATATGTGCCACGTATCCAATACGATAAAATCAAGGTTAAGCTGTTTAATGGTCCGATCCGCGGGGAAAAGCTAAAGACAAAAGAACTTACTGCGAAAACCACCAATGGTGTTGTCTCTTTTGCCTCTTTACAGGCGGAAAAGGTTGGAATTGAAACAGCAAACGGACAAATTAAACTGGCGGATCACGAGTGTGGTATGATTGAAGTAGAAACCATTAATGGGCTTATTGACCTGCGCGGGAAAAGTGAGTCAATTGATGCCCAAAGCTTTAACGGAAACATTGCTGTTCAGCTGTCGGATGAGAAGTGCCGTTCCATTTATGCGAAAACGACAACAGGCAGTGTGGACGTCCAGATCCCGCGTGCTTGTGCAGTGACCGCTGAGCTGAAAAGCAATCTTGGGTCTATTTCTCACGATTTGCTTGATGCAGAGATGATTAAAGAGAAAAATGAGACATTACAAAAAGAGAAAATGATCAAAGCCAACCAACAGGCAGTGAACAGTATATCCATTTTTGCAGAAACAAAAACAGGTTCAATACAAGTAAAGCACCAATCAGACAAGGAGTGA